A section of the Telopea speciosissima isolate NSW1024214 ecotype Mountain lineage chromosome 3, Tspe_v1, whole genome shotgun sequence genome encodes:
- the LOC122653891 gene encoding histone H2A.Z-specific chaperone CHZ1-like isoform X2, translating to MAEPVKEAPVKRKPELELVDEVDNPKKIKPEVSGNDPPLIEEKSSKDDSEAEANGENDEDDDDDDDDEDDEIVDENGEHSNGKSVIDSKGKGIMVEDKGKGKLKVENRSEDDSSDDGNPSDEDTDLSDDPLAEVDLENIIPLRTRRRVAQPGAYIVNDPDGDDDSDDSDA from the exons ATGGCGGAACCCGTGAAAGAAGCTCCTGTGAAGAGAAAACCTGAACTTGAGTTAGTCGATGAGGTTGATAATCCAAAGAAGATAAAACCTGAGGTTTCTGGTAATGATCCCCCACTCATTGAAGAAAAATCTAGCAAAGATGACTCAGAAGCAGAAGCAAACGGTGAAAACGATGAA gatgatgatgatgatgacgacgaCGAAGACGATGAAATTGTGGACGAGAACGGTGAGCATTCCAACGGGAAATCTGTGATTGATAGTAAGGGTAAAGGGATAATGGTGGAAGACAAAGGGAAGGGTAAATTGAAGGTTGAAAACAGAAGTGAAGATGATTCCAGTGACGATGGAAACCCCTCCGACGAGGACACTGACCTTTCCGATGATCCGCTTGCTGAAGTCGATCTAGAAAACATTATTCCTTTAAGGACGCGGAGGCGGGTCGCTCAGCCGGGAGCTTATATTGTTAACGATCCCGACGGTGATGATGACAGTGACGATAGTGATGCCTAA
- the LOC122653891 gene encoding histone H2A.Z-specific chaperone CHZ1-like isoform X1 — protein sequence MAEPVKEAPVKRKPELELVDEVDNPKKIKPEVSGNDPPLIEEKSSKDDSEAEANGENDEDEDDDDDDEDDEIVDENGEHSNGKSVIDSKGKGIMVEDKGKGKLKVENRSEDDSSDDGNPSDEDTDLSDDPLAEVDLENIIPLRTRRRVAQPGAYIVNDPDGDDDSDDSDA from the exons ATGGCGGAACCCGTGAAAGAAGCTCCTGTGAAGAGAAAACCTGAACTTGAGTTAGTCGATGAGGTTGATAATCCAAAGAAGATAAAACCTGAGGTTTCTGGTAATGATCCCCCACTCATTGAAGAAAAATCTAGCAAAGATGACTCAGAAGCAGAAGCAAACGGTGAAAACGATGAAGATGAA gatgatgatgacgacgaCGAAGACGATGAAATTGTGGACGAGAACGGTGAGCATTCCAACGGGAAATCTGTGATTGATAGTAAGGGTAAAGGGATAATGGTGGAAGACAAAGGGAAGGGTAAATTGAAGGTTGAAAACAGAAGTGAAGATGATTCCAGTGACGATGGAAACCCCTCCGACGAGGACACTGACCTTTCCGATGATCCGCTTGCTGAAGTCGATCTAGAAAACATTATTCCTTTAAGGACGCGGAGGCGGGTCGCTCAGCCGGGAGCTTATATTGTTAACGATCCCGACGGTGATGATGACAGTGACGATAGTGATGCCTAA
- the LOC122654767 gene encoding protein SEEDLING PLASTID DEVELOPMENT 1 yields the protein MRTLNSRFMLIDLHNSWQSANHIPLSAFTYLQNSNLVSSVSSSFRRTRRSRRGICTSSSFVPGTAFSSSSLPSPQIRRPSDRFSAANGLLLPSPSTSTSISSRAEAASELELFLELIPSKMRMELLRHPEITNLIEVVMDLGRKPLARFPSGDWMMSEQPVKLEDLRHAVSKVGEFSDDNRSGINHSLHRISAIRNRKMQIIGLTCRFGRAISGSAGMIRDLVEGGGSILVIGPPGVGKTTLIREIARMLADEHMKRVIIVDTSNEIGGDGDVPHSGIGRARRMQVPNVNMQHNVMIEAVENHMPETIIIDEIGTELEALAASTIAQRGVQLVGTAHGMTIENIIKNPSLQILVGGIESVTLGDEEAKKRKVQKTILERKGPPTFTCSVEMISKTECRVHHRLDATVDAILAGKLPLFEVRHMDAEDDNKSVTSTLELQSHHVEGGQVTKNDDTGTQVEPIQDIGDYPAKHTKKWSTGRSTRKTSPVLIYTYKILESDVLQVAKVMGLEDDLDVTGDIGTADAILASSSEMKQNPWIRGVAKFHRLPIFVIKSNTMAQMVKAVRMIIGMDSFDYTLNLPHRKRSSDIEIEDDAPKRKPSLEEIDALEEVRLAIEYIVIPGGEPVELLPRRSEIIARQLELVESYQLAAEKSGTELNPRLQILPLRLNKKASDKYNESSFGR from the exons ATGAGAACTTTGAATTCACGGTTCATGCTGATCGATCTGCACAACTCATGGCAGTCCGCGAACCACATTCCTCTCTCGGCCTTCACTTACCTTCAAAATTCCAACCTCGTTTCCTCGGTCTCTTCTTCATTTCGTCGAACGCGTCGCTCACGTAGGGGAATTTGtacttcttcatcttttgtccCTGGGACTGCTTTTTCGTCTTCATCGCTTCCATCTCCTCAAATTCGTCGGCCTAGTGATCGCTTCTCTGCTGCAAATGGGCTCCTTCTACCATCACCTTCGACTTCCACCTCGATCTCGTCGAGGGCTGAAGCTGCTTCAGAATTGGAGTTGTTCCTGGAGTTGATTCCTTCGAAAATGCGCATGGAGCTACTCCGCCACCCTGAGATTACCAATTTGATTGAAGTGGTTATGGATTTGGGTCGAAAGCCCCTCGCCCGCTTCCCTTCTGGTGATTGGATGATGTCCGAGCAGCCCGTGAAGCTCGAAGATCTGAGGCATGCCGTCTCCAAG GTTGGTGAATTTTCGGATGACAACCGTTCGGGCATTAATCATTCCCTGCACCGTATCAGTGCTATTCGAAACCGTAAGATGCAAATAATTGGCCTCACTTGTCGGTTTGGCCGTGCTATATCTGGAAGTGCGGGAATGATACGAGACTTGGTAGAGGGAGGTGGTTCTATCTTGGTCATAGGACCTCCTGGGGTTGGTAAAACAACATTAATCAG AGAAATAGCTAGAATGTTGGCAGATGAACACATGAAACGTGTTATCATTGTAGATACATCAAATGAGATTGGAGGTGATGGAGATGTCCCTCATTCAGGAATAGGCCGTGCACGGAGGATGCAAGTCCCAAATGTCAATATGCAGCACAAT GTTATGATTGAAGCAGTTGAAAATCACATGCCTGAAACCATTATAATTGATGAAATTGGGACAGAGCTTGAAGCATTAGCAGCCAGTACAATTGCTCAAAGAGGGGTTCAATTGGTTGGAACAGCACATGGAATGACAATCGAAAACATAATAAAGAATCCTTCTCTGCAAATTCTTGTTGGTGGCATTGAG AGTGTTACTCTTGGTGACGaggaagcaaagaaaaggaaagtgcAGAAGACAATTCTTGAGAGGAAAGGACCTCCAACGTTTACATGTTCTGTCGAGATGATATCTAAGACGGAGTGCCGTGTTCACCACAGATTAGATGCAACAGTGGATGCTATTCTGGCAG GGAAGTTACCTTTATTTGAAGTGCGTCATATGGATGCCGAAGATGATAACAAGTCTGTTACTTCCACTCTTGAACTTCAAAGCCATCATGTTGAGGGAGGCCAGGTCACTAAGAACGATGATACTGGTACTCAAGTAGAGCCTATTCAAGATATTGGAGATTATCCTGCCAAGCACACCAAGAAATGGAGCACTGGTAGATCCACTAGGAAGACTTCCCCAGTTCTAATTTACACATACAAA ATCCTGGAATCTGATGTGCTACAAGTAGCAAAAGTAATGGGGCTGGAGGATGACTTGGATGTAACTGGAGATATTGGAACAGCAGATGCTATTCTAGCATCCAGTTCTGAGATGAAGCAGAATCCCTGGATCCGTGGTGTAGCTAAGTTTCATCGGTTGCCAATTTTTGTTATAAAG TCAAATACAATGGCACAAATGGTAAAGGCAGTTCGCATGATTATTGGTATGGATTCATTTGATTATACTTTGAACTTGCCACACAGAAAGCGTTCGTCAGATATTGAAATTGAAGATGATGCACCAAAAAGAAAACCCTCATTGGAGGAGATCGATGCCTTGGAG GAGGTTCGACTAGCAATCGAGTATATCGTGATTCCTGGTGGTGAACCTGTAGAACTTCTCCCAAGGCGCTCCGAGATAATTGCACGACAGCTTGAGCTTGTTGAGAGCTATCAGCTGGCTGCGGAGAAGTCGGGTACAGAGTTGAACCCGAGGTTGCAGATCCTTCCTCTGAGGTTAAACAAGAAAGCTTCTGATAAATACAATGAATCCAGTTTCGGTAGATGA